In Naumovozyma castellii chromosome 1, complete genome, one DNA window encodes the following:
- the MAD2 gene encoding spindle checkpoint protein MAD2 (ancestral locus Anc_5.244) has translation MSQPISLRGSTRTITEFFEYSINSILYQRGVYPPEDFNTVKKYGLTLLKTHDDELKQYIRRILLQVHKWLLGGKCNKLVLCIVDKDEGDVVERWSFDVTHLSPSEKEGDIDEEVTQNQIRGLIRQITASVTFLPELTKEGSYTFNVLAYTDAYAKVPLEWADSASKEIEGGEVVQLKSFSTNDRRVTAQVSYKF, from the coding sequence ATGTCTCAACCAATTTCTCTGCGTGGATCTACTAGAACGATCActgaattttttgaatacaGCATCAATTCGATCCTCTATCAACGTGGAGTCTATCCTCCCGAAGACTTTAATACCGTAAAGAAATATGGGTTGACATTACTTAAAACccatgatgatgaattgaaacaatatATCCGTAGAATTCTTTTGCAGGTACACAAATGGTTATTGGGAGGCAAGTGTAATAAGTTAGTCCTATGCATTGTagataaagatgaaggtGATGTTGTGGAAAGATGGAGTTTTGATGTCACTCACCTCTCACCTTCTGAAAAGGAGGGTGATATCGATGAGGAAGTGACTCAGAATCAAATACGTGGACTAATAAGACAAATAACGGCTAGTGTTACATTTCTTCCGGAACTCACAAAAGAGGGTTCCTATACTTTCAATGTCCTTGCATATACGGATGCATACGCAAAAGTGCCTTTAGAATGGGCAGATTCTGCTAGTAAAGAGATAGAGGGCGGTGAAGTGGTTCAACtgaaatcattttcaacTAACGACCGCAGGGTTACTGCCCAAGTTAGTTACAAATTTTGA
- the NEL1 gene encoding GTPase-activating protein NEL1 (ancestral locus Anc_5.312), which yields MAVHTICVLDTIVVHQQDLSALTASLIQHAQDVSSRHALITLDPQGTASLHTRHSTLQVSTDTVRTAVWNSNTFSKNPVTFLWKKVHARFHDDVWLSSEQFVAKLQRIRPYDDSNTAKKRAKRVTGLALALAAAVASHQGEIHPRIVTFLNGPCTKGPGKILSRERNRHMRQFQQLFNDEQNQQCRRAKKYYDTLRDCTAANNILFDLFISSLDEIGFLEMSALFDNSIAVQQFDSFQNERFTICIRKYFQLCSNKELQLPHADAKKQELINLIKGLSPFQPPAPAPAAAANLLPNYDNQTLMNSPIFNIQGLSPDERALTLHQFATTDTLALFTPILLDMNTGPPFTQLPLTQQTLLDNQYNCIFVDGGNFIGLIGSNDLGIAHMDKVRNERFPTPRIVDFNDGTTSSQDRYLRCKLTK from the coding sequence ATGGCCGTCCACACAATCTGCGTCCTGGACACCATCGTCGTCCACCAGCAAGACCTGTCGGCCCTCACAGCTTCCCTGATCCAGCACGCTCAGGACGTGTCCTCTCGCCATGCACTGATCACCCTGGACCCACAGGGCACCGCATCGCTGCACACTCGCCACTCCACACTACAAGTGTCCACCGACACCGTCAGGACCGCTGTGTGGAACAGCAACACATTCAGCAAGAACCCTGTCACTTTCCTCTGGAAGAAAGTGCACGCTCGGTTCCATGACGACGTATGGCTTTCTTCTGAGCAATTCGTAGCGAAATTACAACGGATTCGCCCCTATGACGATTCCAATACCGCCAAGAAACGCGCCAAGAGAGTCACAGGACTGGCATTGGCCCTTGCCGCTGCTGTTGCCTCTCATCAGGGGGAAATCCACCCCAGAATCGTCACCTTCTTGAATGGGCCCTGTACGAAGGGCCCCGGGAAAATACTGTCCCGGGAGAGAAACCGCCACATGAGACAGTTCCAGCAACTGTTCAATGACGAGCAGAATCAACAATGTAGACGTGCCAAGAAATATTACGATACGTTGCGTGATTGCACTGCCGCCAACAACATCTTGTTCGATCTCTTCATTTCGTCGTTGGATGAGATCGGGTTCCTGGAAATGAGTGCATTGTTTGACAATTCCATCGCCGTGCAACAATTCGATTCGTTCCAGAATGAAAGATTTACCATTTGCATCAGAAAGTACTTCCAATTATGCAGCAACAAGGAACTACAACTACCTCACGCCGATgcaaagaaacaagaattaATAAACTTGATTAAGGGTCTATCACCTTTCCAACCACCTGCCCCTGCCCCTGCCGCTGCCGCCAACCTACTACCCAATTACGACAATCAAACATTGATGAACTCCCCCATTTTCAACATTCAGGGACTCTCCCCAGATGAAAGAGCACTCACTCTACACCAATTCGCAACAACTGACACCTTAGCATTATTCACCCCCATCTTACTAGACATGAACACGGGCCCACCATTCACACAACTCCCCCTAACACAGCAAACCCTCTTGGACAATCAATATAACTGTATATTCGTAGATGGAGGGAACTTTATAGGATTGATTGGTTCCAACGACCTGGGCATCGCACACATGGACAAAGTGCGTAATGAAAGGTTCCCGACTCCAAGAATAGTAGATTTTAATGACGGTACTACTTCCAGCCAGGATAGATATTTAAGATGTAAGTTGACTAAGTAA
- the PUT2 gene encoding 1-pyrroline-5-carboxylate dehydrogenase (ancestral locus Anc_5.308) — MLSTSTRLQLQKIAGRNSIRTISQLSYVNPPTHIKNEQVKPFTNTDTKDWDLLRASIMKFKSSSLEVPLVINGERIYYNNSNRSVFAQSNPACHKQVLANVTQATELDVKDAIQAAKEAKSKWYQLPFYDRAAVFLKAADLISTKYRYDMLAATMLGQGKNVYQAEIDCITELSDFFRFNVKYAHDLYNLQPVQSAQGVWNKAEYRPLEGFIYAVSPFNFTAIAANLIGAPALMGNTVIWKPSQSAALSNYLLLTVLEEAGLPKGVINFVPGDPILVTDQLLASKEFGGLHFTGSTQVFKQLYGKIQTGVVNGLYRDYPRIVGETGGKNFHLIHKSANIPNAVFSTIRGAFEFQGQKCSATSRLYIPQSKSEEFFRDLIGTLQQQKVTPVNTAASPISGGDLHGFMGPVIHEQSYNKLIKVIEEAKTDPELEIIYGGQYDKGEGWFVGPTIIKCKDPKHKFMTTEFFGPILSVYEYPDNKFSETCDLIDQTSMYGLTGSVFAKDREAINLADEKLKFSCGNFYINDKCTGAVVAQQWFGGARMSGTDDKSGGPSILNRFVSIRNTKENFVELTDFKYPSNY; from the coding sequence ATGTTATCCACGTCCACTAGACTCCAGCTGCAAAAAATTGCCGGGAGAAACTCTATAAGAACCATCTCACAATTATCATACGTCAACCCTCCAACGCACATCAAGAATGAACAAGTGAAACCATTCACTAATACGGATACAAAGGATTGGGATTTACTTCGTGCCTCCATCATGAAATTTAAGAGCTCCTCCTTAGAGGTCCCATTGGTGATCAATGGAGAACGTATCTACTATAACAACTCGAACCGTTCCGTTTTCGCACAATCCAATCCTGCCTGCCATAAGCAAGTCCTAGCCAATGTCACACAGGCAACAGAACTGGATGTTAAGGATGCCATTCAAGCAGCCAAGGAGGCAAAATCCAAATGGTACCAATTACCCTTTTATGATAGAGCAGCAGTGTTCTTAAAGGCTGCTGATTTAATCTCCACCAAATACAGATACGATATGCTTGCAGCAACAATGTTGGGACAAGGCAAGAATGTGTATCAGGCTGAGATCGATTGTATCACTGAATTATCTGATTTCTTTAGATTTAACGTCAAATATGCTCACGATTTGTACAACTTACAGCCAGTTCAATCCGCGCAGGGGGTTTGGAATAAAGCTGAATATAGACCATTGGAAGGGTTTATCTATGCTGTATCCCCATTTAATTTTACAGCAATTGCTGCCAATTTGATAGGTGCCCCAGCTCTTATGGGTAATACAGTTATTTGGAAACCTTCTCAATCTGCAGCATTGTCTAATTATTTGTTACTTACTGTTTTGGAGGAAGCTGGTTTACCAAAGGGTGTTATTAATTTTGTTCCAGGTGATCCAATCTTGGTTACAGATCAATTACTAGCCTCTAAAGAATTTGGTGGGTTGCATTTCACAGGTTCCACACAAGTGTTTAAGCAATTATATGGTAAAATTCAAACAGGCGTGGTTAATGGGTTATATAGGGACTACCCACGTATTGTTGGGGAGACAGGAGGTAAGAATTTCCATTTGATTCATAAAAGTGCTAATATCCCCAATGCAGTTTTCTCCACCATCAGAGGAGCTTTTGAATTTCAAGGTCAAAAATGTTCTGCCACCTCTAGGTTATATATACCACAATCTAAAAGTGAAGAATTCTTCAGAGACCTCATTGGTACtctacaacaacaaaaggTAACCCCAGTCAACACTGCTGCAAGTCCTATTAGTGGTGGTGATTTGCACGGATTTATGGGACCCGTTATCCATGAACAAAGTTATAATAAACTGATTAaagttattgaagaagctaaGACAGACCCTGAATTGGAGATTATATACGGTGGGCAATATGATAAGGGAGAAGGGTGGTTTGTTGGACCTACTATAATCAAATGTAAGGACCCTAAACATAAATTCATGACTACTGAATTTTTCGGACCAATATTATCCGTTTACGAATATCCAGATAACAAATTCTCTGAGACTTGTGATTTAATTGACCAAACTAGTATGTATGGGTTAACAGGGTCTGTTTTTGCCAAGGACAGAGAGGCCATTAACCTGGCAGATGAGAAATTGAAGTTCAGTTGTGGGAACTTTTacattaatgataaatgTACTGGTGCTGTTGTGGCACAACAATGGTTCGGAGGTGCCAGAATGAGTGGTACTGATGACAAATCAGGTGGACCAAGCATCTTAAACAGATTTGTGAGTATACGTAACACCAAGGAAAACTTTGTTGAATTGACTGACTTTAAATATCCATCAAACTACTGA
- the PIH1 gene encoding Pih1p (ancestral locus Anc_5.317) — protein MAQTEDDFLIRPISTAQDPIITIHPTPKFVIKSKLTPTNSKLFINVCQDANVPSPSIPFQPNVVYPLIMRDEWEIPILTSPMRQDTDKKGSPCHVCDCIINDQCMQWIAKDLQLREILIEWCLEAVELREAVTVDRDAVKLPKLTCKGSLPLPVLEIPKRELERDFKRDIASIIEENTVDEPVKVLQLKRTQNDDPDDTLPPLFPQSGNVQGPLIEEIDVDMDDLKITKQEPTSSRTSPLLKDLHFETVMRKTNNTQRYKLRIDITSEIDSSLDLHLAYDRTNNELILQNLNTVEFIEKKIKIPLPNIFTYENIKQSECFFIKKQKRLIIFI, from the coding sequence ATGGCCCAAACCGAAGATGACTTCTTAATAAGACCCATCTCCACCGCACAGGACCCCATTATCACAATCCACCCAACCCCGAAATTCGTAATCAAATCCAAACTCACTCCCACAAACTCAAAACTATTCATCAACGTATGTCAGGATGCAAACGTCCCCTCACCATCCATCCCATTCCAACCAAACGTAGTCTACCCGCTCATAATGCGCGATGAATGGGAAATCCCCATCTTGACATCCCCCATGAGACAAGACACAGATAAGAAGGGTTCCCCGTGTCACGTTTGCGATTGTATAATTAATGATCAATGCATGCAATGGATCGCTAAGGATCTACAATTGAGAGAGATCTTGATTGAATGGTGCTTGGAGGCAGTGGAGTTGAGAGAGGCTGTCACCGTAGATAGGGATGCTGTTAAGTTGCCCAAATTGACCTGTAAGGGGTCCTTGCCATTGCCCGTCTTGGAAATACCGAAGAGGGAATTGGAGAGAGATTTCAAAAGAGATATTGCAAGTATTATTGAGGAGAATACGGTGGATGAACCGGTGAAAGTTTTGCAATTAAAGAGAACTCAAAATGATGATCCAGACGATACATTGCCGCCATTGTTCCCTCAAAGTGGGAATGTGCAAGGACCATTGATTGAGGAAATTGATGTGGATATGGACGATTTGAAAATTACCAAGCAGGAACCCACGTCGTCGAGAACTAgtccattattgaaagatctACATTTTGAAACAGTGATGAGAAAGACTAACAACACCCAACGATACAAACTGAGAATCGACATTACATCggaaattgattcaagTTTGGATTTACATTTGGCATACGATagaacaaataatgaactcattttacaaaatttaaatacagtggaattcattgaaaagaaaataaaaataccATTACCCAATATTTTCACATATGAAAACATAAAACAAAGTGAATGtttctttatcaaaaaACAGAAAAGACTAATAATCTTTATATAG
- the HCA4 gene encoding RNA-dependent ATPase HCA4 (ancestral locus Anc_5.241), producing MARKQRLTTSQRKDHRKKENEYIEDLNNKIENYDPKTAKTTFFKDLPISNATLKGLSEAAFLKLTDIQRESIPVSLKGYDVLGSAKTGSGKTLAFLIPVLEKLYRERWTEFDGLGALIISPTRELAMQIYEVLIKIGSHTSFSAGLVIGGKDVKFELERISRINILIGTPGRILQHLDQAVGLNTSNLQMLVLDEADRCLDMGFKKTLDAIVGNLPPSRQTLLFSATQSQSLADLARLSLTDYKSVGTMDKANEKSDAEAATPATLEQSYIEVELADKLDVLFSFIKTHLKAKMIVFLSSSKQVHFVYETFRKLQPGISLMHLHGRQKQKARTETLDKFSRAQQVCLFATDVVARGIDFPSVDWVIQLDCPEDADTYIHRVGRSARYGKKGKSLIMLTPTEKDAFLKRLSARKILPNQLTIKQSKKKSIKPQLQSLLFKDPELKYLGQKAFISYIRSIYVQKDKDVFKFDELPTEEFATSLGLPGAPKIKIRGMSTINRAKELKNAPRQLLSLKKANEDGDIVKDNSKQVRTKIDKMFERKNQTVLSEHYLNVTKSQANEDEDEDFITVKRKDHELVEDELPALTLPSSRRAQKKALSKKASLSTKGNASKVVFDDDGEAHPVYELEGEEEFQKKGSAESQKHDFLNKEAEVMATVDSKDKQVAKEKRQEKKRKRLEAMRREMEAALEEDESDEETRNVAYLGEPNLSEDMEDDFEDEPRKKAKSVNYIRDQRKETAHDIIEVEEPETLEDLESLTARLIQN from the coding sequence ATGGCTAGAAAACAGAGATTGACAACATCTCAACGTAAAGATCACCGTAAGAAGGAAAACGAATATATTGAGGATCtaaacaacaaaattgaaaattatgaTCCAAAGACTGCAAAGAccactttcttcaaagatttaCCCATTAGTAACGCAACCTTGAAGGGACTAAGTGAAGCTGCCTTTTTAAAGCTTACCGATATTCAAAGAGAGTCCATTCCGGTCTCGCTCAAAGGTTATGATGTTCTGGGATCTGCAAAGACCGGGTCAGGTAAGACCTTAGCATTCTTGATTCCAGTATTGGAAAAACTGTATCGTGAAAGATGGACTGAATTTGATGGGTTAGGTGCTTTGATAATCTCACCCACAAGAGAATTGGCAATGCAAATATATGAAGTTTTAATCAAAATCGGAAGCCATACTTCGTTTTCCGCTGGGTTAGTTATTGGGGGGAAGGACgttaaatttgaattagaaagaatatcaaGAATTAATATCCTTATAGGTACCCCGGGAAGAATTCTACAACATTTAGATCAGGCCGTAGGGTTAAATACatcaaatcttcaaatgctTGTTCTGGATGAAGCTGATAGATGTTTAGATATGGGGTTTAAGAAAACTTTAGATGCCATTGTTGGTAATTTACCACCTTCAAGACAAACACTTTTATTCTCAGCTACACAATCTCAATCCCTTGCCGATTTAGCAAGGTTATCTCTAACGGATTATAAATCAGTGGGTACCATGGACAAAGCTAACGAAAAATCAGATGCAGAAGCAGCCACACCAGCTACATTGGAACAATCATATATTGAAGTTGAATTGGCTGATAAATTAGATGTATTATTTAGTTTCATTAAGACTCATTTGAAGGCTAAGATGATTGTCTTCCTGTCTAGTTCCAAACAAGTCCATTTTGTTTATGAAACATTTAGAAAATTACAGCCTGGTATATCATTAATGCACTTGCACGGGAGACAAAAGCAAAAGGCAAGAACTGAAACTTTGGATAAATTTAGTCGCGCTCAACAAGTGTGTCTATTTGCTACCGATGTTGTTGCCAGAGGTATCGATTTCCCTTCTGTGGATTGGGTCATTCAACTGGATTGCCCTGAAGATGCTGACACATATATTCATAGAGTCGGAAGATCTGCTCGTTATGGTAAAAAGGGTAAATCACTTATCATGTTGACCCCCACTGAGAAGGATGCCTTCTTGAAAAGATTGAGCGCTAGAAAAATCTTACCAAATCAACTGACTATTAAGcaatcaaagaagaaatctaTAAAACCCCAATTACAATCTCTTCTATTCAAAGATCCggaattgaaatatttgggTCAAAAGGCATTTATTTCATATATAAGGTCCATCTATGTTCAAAAGGATAAAGATGTCTTCAAATTCGATGAATTACCTACAGAGGAATTTGCTACATCATTGGGACTTCCAGGTGCCCCTAAGATTAAGATAAGAGGAATGTCAACAATCAATCGTGCAAAGGAATTAAAGAATGCTCCGAGacaattattatctttgaaaaaggCGAATGAAGATGGTGATATTGTTAAAGATAACTCTAAGCAAGTTAGaacaaaaattgataagaTGTTTGAACGTAAAAATCAAACTGTGCTAAGTGAACATTATTTGAACGTAACCAAATCCCAAGCAAAcgaggatgaagatgaagatttcaTTACTGTGAAACGTAAAGATCATGAATTGGTGGAAGATGAGCTTCCTGCATTAACCTTACCATCCTCCAGAAGAGCACAAAAGAAAGCTCTTTCTAAGAAAGCCTCATTATCCACTAAGGGTAACGCAAGCAAAGTTGTTTTCGATGACGATGGAGAAGCTCATCCTGTATATGAACTAGAAGGGGAAGAGGAATTCCAGAAAAAGGGTAGTGCCGAAAGCCAGAAACATGACTTCTTGAACAAGGAAGCTGAAGTTATGGCAACTGTGGACAGTAAGGATAAACAAGTTGCAAAGGAAAAACGtcaagaaaagaagagaaaaagaTTAGAAGCCATGAGAAGAGAAATGGAAGCCGCCCtcgaagaagatgaaagtgATGAGGAAACAAGGAATGTTGCATATCTAGGCGAACCTAACCTAAGTGAGGACATGGAGGATGATTTTGAGGATGAGCCAAGAAAGAAGGCTAAATCTGTCAATTACATCAGAGATCAACGAAAGGAAACTGCACATGATATTATTGAGGTTGAAGAACCTGAGACTTTAGAAGATTTAGAATCTTTGACAGCAAGgttaattcaaaattaa
- the BRL1 gene encoding Brl1p (ancestral locus Anc_5.309): MDAFSNLSIDDNTSPGGGGATTASIDTLQGISNLSISDPSPNPNQSNNNNNLSRDVIHKFMPHFPNYPSPLRNSMHFLDSGRTTTFDDDVMDLDMNMDEQPPQDDIVVNENQIRRVKFAEPIERTLHSVPEEEEEAQQPDKKQSTSNANANANANANPNMLKALLSPTKLGIAAATKIDGIPVVPESVPPDTNEIEEEIPKANNYTSSSSSLDTEMIKRELRERSKTQPIQVMINNHNYYYPADMSTNLLSPPLASSEYDLPRLSHDTDNRYKLPNPWSINSHPISKVSYSLISYLQLILNCITITAIFSFLTLFVRSIKKDLNSIWETQMNALKIESDLCQKNYFSNKCNATRQLPAMENNCQKWETCMNRNNDIFFRARTTLSAKLCGDIINSFIDPIGWKPLIVILLGLLIWCFSSNFILGFARAKSYYGDPIQRQQLAFRQANNNNNNESQRYESQYKDDKNMGDKSMIRL, translated from the coding sequence ATGGATGCGTTCAGTAATTTGTCCATAGATGATAACACCAGCCctggtggtggtggtgccACGACGGCTTCCATAGATACTTTGCAGGGGATCTCCAATCTATCCATTTCTGATCCCAGTCCGAACCCcaatcaatcaaataataataacaatttgTCAAGGGACGTGATACACAAGTTCATGCCGCATTTCCCCAATTATCCATCCCCCTTGAGAAACTCCATGCATTTTTTGGACTCAGGAAGGACAACCACATTTGACGATGATGTGATGGACCTGGATATGAACATGGACGAACAACCACCACAGGATGACATTGTTGTGAATGAGAACCAAATTAGAAGAGTCAAATTTGCAGAACCAATAGAGAGAACCTTGCATTCGGTTCcggaagaagaggaagaagcaCAACAACCCGACAAGAAACAATCGACTTCAAACGCAAATGCAAATGCAAATGCGAATGCGAATCCCAATATGCTAAAGGCACTCCTGTCACCAACGAAACTCGGGATTGCCGCTGCAACAAAGATCGATGGCATACCTGTCGTTCCAGAAAGCGTGCCACCCGACACGAACGAAATAGAGGAAGAAATTCCCAAGGCAAACAATTAcacatcttcatcgtccTCATTGGATACTGAAATGATAAAACGGGAATTGAGAGAACGTTCAAAGACACAACCCATCCAAGTCATGATAAATAACCACAATTATTACTACCCTGCTGACATGTCCACCAATCTGCTTTCACCACCCCTTGCATCATCTGAATATGATCTCCCCAGACTCTCACATGACACAGATAATAGATATAAATTACCTAATCCATGGTCCATTAATTCACACCCCATTTCCAAAGTTTCATATTCTCTCATCTCATACTTacaattaattttaaattgtATTACCATTACAGCAATTTTCTCCTTCTTAACTCTCTTTGTCAGatcaataaagaaagatttaaaTTCCATTTGGGAAACTCAAATGAATGCATTAAAGATTGAATCTGATTTATGTCAAAAGAATTACTTCTCAAATAAATGTAATGCCACTAGGCAATTACCAGCCATGGAAAACAACTGTCAAAAATGGGAAACATGCATGAATAGAAACAACGATATATTCTTTAGAGCAAGAACAACATTAAGTGCCAAACTATGCGGTGATATCATTAACTCATTCATCGACCCCATAGGATGGAAACCATTAATAGTCATACTCCTGGGTTTACTCATATGGTGCTTCAGTTCCAATTTCATTCTAGGATTCGCAAGAGCAAAGAGTTATTACGGTGATCCCATACAAAGACAACAACTTGCGTTTCGCCAGgcaaataataacaataataatgaaagtCAGCGATACGAAAGTCAATACAAAGATGACAAGAACATGGGCGACAAGAGCATGATTCGATTATAa
- the NCAS0A01340 gene encoding uncharacterized protein (ancestral locus Anc_5.318) yields the protein MTKSNTIVIKLGSSSLVDEVTREPKLSTMTQIVEIVSCLKRLGHKVVIVSSGGIAVGLDAMNLKKKPSQLSEIQAIAAIGQGKLIGRWEMLFRQYNEQIAQILLTRKDIFGWTQFKNAQNTINALLKMGVVPIVNENDTLSVSEIKFGDNDTLSAITSALVNADYLFLLTDVDCLYTDNPKVNKDAKPILTVFDMHEDSISKVLDTCPSLSDSGSNIGTGGMRTKITAADLATNVGIHTIIMSSQTPANILKIIEYMETSNLKVDGGVCSNNDLELKNLIAHDVPLHTKFIANENSETYLKNREFWILHGLVTKGSIIIDKNSYKDLLRKKEKCKGLLPISIIDTEDQFHELECVELKVGERLPNGKVNRKAGLKVVGRARCNYTSYEINKIKGLKSDQIFETLGYGDSAYVVHNENLALTPRY from the coding sequence atgacAAAATCAAATACCATAGTTATCAAATTGGGTAGCTCTTCTCTTGTAGATGAAGTCACTAGAGAACCCAAGTTATCCACCATGACTCAAATAGTGGAAATCGTTTCCTGTCTGAAAAGATTGGGTCACAAAGTCGTTATTGTTTCTTCCGGTGGTATCGCTGTTGGACTTGATGCCATGaacttgaagaagaaaccgAGTCAGTTATCGGAAATTCAAGCCATTGCCGCCATTGGACAGGGGAAATTGATTGGAAGATGGGAAATGTTGTTTAGACAATATAATGAGCAGATTGCACAGATCTTGTTAACCAGAAAGGATATTTTTGGTTGGACACAATTTAAGAATGCTCAAAATACCATCAATGCCCTTTTGAAAATGGGTGTGGTCCCCATcgttaatgaaaatgatactTTGTCAGTTAGTGAGATTAAATTTGGTGATAATGATACTTTGTCAGCCATCACATCCGCCTTGGTTAATGCTGATTATCTTTTCTTATTAACTGATGTGGATTGTTTATATACGGATAATCCTAAAGTTAATAAAGATGCTAAACCTATCTTAACTGTGTTTGATATGCATGAAGATAGTATTTCTAAAGTGCTGGACACTTGCCCGAGTTTAAGTGATTCCGGCTCCAATATTGGTACTGGAGGAATGAGAACTAAGATTACCGCTGCTGATTTGGCTACAAATGTTGGGATACATACAATTATTATGAGTAGTCAAACCCCGgcaaatattttaaaaattattgaatatatggAAACGtccaatttgaaagtaGATGGTGGTGTTTGTAGTAATAATGActtagaattgaaaaaccTGATTGCCCATGACGTTCCCTTACACACGAAATTTATTGCCAATGAAAATAGTGAAACTTATCTTAAGAATAGAGAATTCTGGATTCTTCATGGATTGGTCACTAAGGgttccattattattgataaaAATTCTTATAAAGATTTATTGAggaagaaggaaaaatgtAAAGGTTTGCTACCAATAAGTATTATTGATACTGAAGATCAATTCCATGAATTGGAATGTGTGGAACTAAAAGTTGGTGAAAGGTTACCTAACGGTAAGGTTAATCGTAAGGCTGGTTTGAAAGTTGTTGGTAGGGCGAGATGTAATTATACAAGTTACGAAATTAATAAGATTAAAGGATTGAAAAGTgatcaaatttttgaaacgTTGGGGTATGGCGATTCTGCATATGTAGTTCATAACGAGAATTTAGCCCTGACTCCGCGTTATTAA
- the SUR2 gene encoding sphingosine hydroxylase (ancestral locus Anc_5.314), with protein sequence MSESVAETVTTAAAAINKSVNNMPVKLARDSLLPWMSDDVLALVSPVISYWLFSLMFLGLDHLKAADKYRIHTIEEAEKRNRASKFHVLTHVLFQHLLQTFFGFALITYLDSNGVQHESANPWFIALPISLAKITAAFMIVDTWQYWLHRLMHYNKKLYKYLHSVHHELYVPYAFGALFNSPAEGFILDTFGTGIAMLITNLSAREQIILYNFATMKTVDDHCGYVLPYDPFQVCFNNNSIYHDIHHQPFGLKYNFAQPFFVFWDNLLGSSFREFNVLDSSAHLPKEQRSFGKNRLDINKYKEFLKNRRAARKDLSDVDAYKIEAGIAGEAKKIN encoded by the coding sequence ATGAGCGAATCCGTAGCTGAAACAGTCACCACTGCCGCTGCTGCCATCAACAAGAGCGTCAACAACATGCCCGTCAAGCTCGCTAGAGACTCGCTGCTACCATGGATGTCCGATGATGTCCTCGCCCTGGTCTCCCCCGTCATCAGCTACTGGCTCTTCTCCCTCATGTTCCTGGGGTTGGACCATCTCAAGGCCGCCGACAAGTACAGAATCCATaccattgaagaagctgaaaagagaaataGGGCTTCCAAATTCCATGTCCTCACTCACGTCCTATTCCAACACCTGCTACAAACCTTCTTCGGTTTCGCTCTCATCACCTATTTGGATTCCAATGGTGTGCAACATGAATCCGCAAACCCATGGTTCATCGCCCTACCAATCTCTCTGGCAAAGATAACCGCAGCCTTCATGATCGTCGACACTTGGCAATACTGGTTGCATCGTCTAATGCACtacaacaagaaattgtACAAGTACTTACACTCAGTCCATCACGAACTGTACGTCCCCTACGCCTTCGGTGCTCTATTCAACTCCCCCGCTGAAGGTTTCATCCTAGACACCTTCGGAACAGGTATCGCCATGCTCATCACAAACTTGTCCGCCAGAGAACAAATCATCCTATACAACTTCGCCACCATGAAAACTGTCGATGATCATTGCGGCTACGTCCTACCATATGACCCCTTCCAAGTATGCTTCAATAACAACTCCATCTATCACGACATTCACCATCAACCATTCGGCTTGAAATACAATTTCGCACAACCATTCTTCGTCTTTTGGGATAACTTGCTAGGTTCCTCCTTCAGGGAATTCAACGTATTGGACTCATCCGCTCATTTGCCAAAGGAACAAAGATCCTTCGGGAAGAATAGATTGGATATTAACAAGTATAAGgaattcttgaagaataGAAGAGCTGCAAGAAAGGATTTGTCAGATGTCGACGCCTACAAGATTGAAGCTGGTATCGCTGGCGAAGCTAAGAAGATTAACTGA